The following coding sequences lie in one Mucilaginibacter sp. KACC 22773 genomic window:
- a CDS encoding alpha/beta hydrolase-fold protein, producing MKRLQYIKQLFFGACAVLLFNIPVYSQDIIHQARVGFDVFRADIPHGKIDTITYQSKTVGNTRRALIYTPPGYSKSKKYPVLYLLHGIGGDEKEWYNGGSPQVILDNLYAEGKIVPMIVVLPNGRALKDDRATGNIMAPDKVQGFAVFEKDLLTDLIPFIDSKYRVYTDKDHRAVAGLSMGGGQSLNFGLGNLDVFSWVGGFSSAPNTKKPEELVPNPDEAKRKLKLLWISCGSSDGLIAFSKRTHDYLAEKSVPHVYYIEPGVHNFKVWKNGLYMFSQLIFKPVNVSTFPQYSYNEVGIPAPTNIPGVKYPQIFPDNTVFFRIKAPEAKSVQIDLLRKYPMTKDTGGYWTVTTDPIVLGFHYYSLIIDGVSVVDPSSQTFYGMGRMASGIDIPDPDGDFYTIKDVPHGEVRSVNYYSNITKAWRRANVYTPPGYDTQTDKRYPVLYLQHGSGEDETGWPTQGKMNFILDNLIAGKQATPMIVVMDRGYATDPTQPVTTNARGMSMAGNVFPDVLVKEIIPMVDAKFRTLTDRDHRAMAGLSMGGFQTLQTTITNLDKFAFVGGFSGAAFMQPGTDITKMYNGVFAGANAFNQKLKVLYLSIGTTEPERMQTTVKGFHEALEKAGIKHVFYESPGTAHEWQSWRRSLNQFASLIFKN from the coding sequence ATGAAGAGATTACAATATATCAAACAATTGTTTTTTGGGGCATGTGCCGTTCTGTTGTTTAACATACCGGTTTATTCACAAGATATAATTCACCAGGCGCGGGTGGGTTTTGACGTGTTTCGTGCCGACATTCCGCATGGCAAAATTGATACCATTACTTATCAATCAAAAACCGTGGGCAATACCCGCCGAGCGCTTATTTACACACCTCCCGGATATTCTAAAAGTAAAAAATACCCCGTGTTGTATCTTTTGCATGGCATAGGTGGCGATGAAAAAGAATGGTATAACGGTGGTAGCCCCCAGGTTATATTGGATAATCTATATGCCGAAGGCAAAATTGTGCCAATGATAGTTGTGTTACCGAACGGAAGGGCTTTAAAGGATGACCGCGCGACGGGAAACATCATGGCACCCGATAAGGTACAAGGTTTTGCCGTTTTTGAAAAAGATTTGTTGACCGATCTGATACCCTTTATTGATAGTAAATACCGTGTATATACCGATAAGGACCATAGGGCAGTGGCCGGCCTGTCGATGGGAGGCGGGCAATCATTAAATTTCGGGTTGGGAAACCTTGACGTATTTTCATGGGTAGGTGGCTTTTCCTCGGCCCCCAATACTAAAAAGCCTGAAGAACTGGTCCCTAACCCCGACGAGGCAAAAAGAAAGCTGAAGCTGCTTTGGATATCATGCGGATCAAGCGACGGGCTAATTGCATTTAGCAAACGTACCCATGATTACCTGGCAGAGAAAAGCGTGCCGCATGTCTATTATATCGAGCCGGGTGTCCATAACTTTAAGGTTTGGAAAAATGGCTTGTATATGTTTTCACAACTTATTTTTAAGCCGGTAAATGTCTCAACGTTCCCGCAATATTCTTATAATGAAGTTGGTATACCTGCCCCCACTAATATTCCGGGTGTAAAATATCCTCAAATATTTCCGGATAACACCGTTTTCTTTCGCATAAAGGCACCGGAGGCGAAGAGTGTTCAGATTGATTTATTGAGAAAATACCCTATGACTAAAGACACCGGCGGGTATTGGACGGTAACTACCGATCCAATTGTATTAGGGTTCCATTACTATTCTTTAATAATTGATGGCGTATCCGTTGTCGACCCGTCCAGTCAAACTTTTTACGGTATGGGAAGGATGGCAAGCGGTATTGATATTCCCGATCCGGATGGTGATTTTTACACGATTAAGGATGTGCCTCATGGCGAGGTGCGTTCGGTAAACTACTACTCAAACATAACAAAGGCATGGCGGCGGGCAAATGTATACACACCTCCTGGTTATGATACACAAACCGACAAAAGATACCCGGTGCTTTACTTGCAACATGGCTCGGGCGAAGACGAAACCGGCTGGCCCACCCAAGGTAAAATGAACTTTATATTGGATAACCTCATAGCCGGGAAACAGGCAACGCCGATGATAGTTGTTATGGATAGGGGTTATGCTACTGACCCAACCCAACCGGTTACTACTAACGCCCGTGGAATGAGTATGGCAGGTAATGTTTTTCCGGATGTGCTTGTAAAGGAAATTATCCCGATGGTTGATGCAAAATTCAGGACGCTTACCGACCGCGATCATCGCGCTATGGCAGGGCTTTCAATGGGAGGGTTTCAAACTTTGCAGACCACCATTACCAACCTCGATAAGTTTGCCTTTGTGGGAGGTTTTAGCGGTGCCGCCTTCATGCAGCCAGGTACCGATATAACCAAAATGTATAACGGTGTATTTGCTGGTGCCAATGCTTTTAACCAAAAGCTTAAAGTGCTTTATTTAAGCATTGGAACTACCGAGCCTGAAAGAATGCAAACCACAGTAAAGGGATTTCACGAAGCACTTGAAAAAGCAGGCATTAAACATGTGTTTTACGAATCGCCGGGCACTGCGCATGAGTGGCAATCCTGGAGGCGCTCCTTAAACCAGTTTGCAAGCCTGATATTCAAGAATTGA
- a CDS encoding glycosyl hydrolase family 8 — protein sequence MQKLVLLYVMIALLPALANSQNHKASKKMPGKGAVASGVYPDLFHEAGYSKGDINIKVAKAYHDVFEGPNKVYFEVGDSMAYVSDVKNHDARTEGLSYGMMIAVQLNKKDVFDRIWRWSKKYLQHQDGPSEGYFAWSINPQTMKHNSEGSASDGELYYVTDLLFASNKWGNSTGINYYAEARRILDAMWKKEGAANVHPLINMAAKQISFVPEGAGYGWTDPSYHLPAFYEVWALYAKDDHEQFYRDCADTARAFLHRACDPVTALNPDNTDFNGKALGGRRMPSAFRFDSWRVPMNIAMDYVWFGKDKKWQQDYAKRFQNFLRSKGINDFEDQFNTDGSTPAFILPAGGVKKLRHSLGLVATSAAASLMVTDNTKYDFVRPLWNAKLEPYADGYFDPYYDGLLYLFSLMHLSGKYQLIQPQTN from the coding sequence ATGCAAAAATTAGTGTTATTGTATGTAATGATTGCTTTGCTGCCTGCTTTGGCAAATAGCCAAAATCACAAAGCTTCAAAAAAAATGCCAGGTAAAGGGGCTGTTGCTTCCGGCGTTTATCCTGATCTTTTTCATGAAGCCGGATACAGCAAGGGCGATATCAACATAAAGGTAGCCAAGGCCTATCATGATGTGTTTGAAGGCCCCAACAAGGTTTATTTCGAGGTAGGCGATTCAATGGCCTACGTGTCTGATGTGAAAAACCACGATGCCAGGACAGAGGGCCTTTCGTATGGTATGATGATCGCTGTGCAGCTTAATAAAAAAGATGTCTTCGACCGCATATGGCGATGGTCAAAAAAGTATCTTCAACACCAGGACGGGCCAAGCGAGGGATATTTTGCCTGGAGCATTAACCCTCAAACCATGAAGCATAATTCAGAGGGTTCTGCGTCTGACGGGGAGCTATATTATGTAACCGACCTGCTTTTTGCATCTAATAAGTGGGGAAACAGTACAGGCATTAATTATTATGCGGAGGCCAGGCGGATACTTGACGCCATGTGGAAAAAAGAAGGTGCCGCGAATGTTCATCCTTTAATAAACATGGCGGCTAAGCAAATTTCCTTTGTGCCCGAAGGCGCCGGGTATGGATGGACAGATCCATCGTATCATCTGCCTGCATTTTACGAGGTATGGGCGCTTTATGCAAAAGACGATCATGAACAATTTTACCGGGATTGTGCAGATACAGCAAGAGCATTTTTACATAGGGCTTGTGACCCCGTTACAGCACTTAACCCCGATAATACCGATTTTAATGGTAAGGCACTCGGTGGGAGGCGGATGCCATCGGCTTTTCGTTTCGACTCCTGGCGCGTGCCAATGAATATCGCGATGGATTATGTTTGGTTCGGGAAAGACAAAAAGTGGCAGCAGGATTATGCAAAACGCTTTCAAAACTTTTTACGATCGAAGGGGATAAATGATTTTGAGGATCAGTTTAATACAGATGGATCTACACCTGCTTTTATTCTTCCGGCAGGAGGAGTAAAAAAGTTACGGCATTCTTTGGGATTGGTAGCTACCTCCGCCGCGGCCTCGCTCATGGTAACCGATAATACAAAATACGATTTTGTGCGGCCTCTATGGAACGCTAAACTTGAACCTTATGCAGATGGATATTTCGATCCATATTATGATGGCTTGTTGTATTTATTCAGCCTGATGCACCTCAGCGGCAAATACCAGCTTATACAACCGCAAACCAATTGA
- a CDS encoding family 43 glycosylhydrolase, whose protein sequence is MHQLIRLTGLVFIFTQSVLLVNGQEKIPDSSRFYQTVNTYVNPVLPGDHPDPTLLKVGDDFYHCGSSFHFNPYLPIYHSKDLVHWEVISRVLPSSKAAWVTDRPSVGIWQGAITYFYGSYWIYFSAGGQWFCKASSPKGPWSAPVQVKSNPETGNLGYDNSIFVDDDGKPYMVIKNGQKVNRLQALGKDGQLTDYVINLDWVNARLQYSWAEGPVMCKRNGYYYYFPAGDVTGGQYVLRGKTLTGDSTKWERLGDFFKPATDDKVGFRRPNHISAPVQLADGTWWTIGQSYEKYDGDDWSGTGRQTSLYPVTWEGDRPWGMAPATTPILKPNLLRSGISWTSVKTDYFDGGELSLNWHFLTKKASASYSLTTRRGWIRLTPDTARTHLVQKETDHYYSAVTKVDLRATNDATRAGIYLTNGNQAVVVRLYSGYNNGRKIVFTMDTASRSAPNIFGNAVWLKLERNGHQLTGYYSGDGKAWVSLGRPINAVKLDEAQPNFNSWVGTSVGLFAEGKPADFDCFICKDGASSLPAAGYRNYYGIATVNKTVTNTSVYGGWFMISGVEFGNQSPSSVQVLASSNRKGSLQIWLDDLQNGKLIATIPLSATGNGSYKIFSKQLKNVTGQHDVFVRYPAGVPQSIFIKSIRFPGK, encoded by the coding sequence ATGCACCAACTAATCCGGCTTACGGGCCTTGTCTTCATCTTCACGCAATCAGTTTTGTTGGTAAACGGCCAGGAAAAAATACCAGATTCCTCTCGGTTTTATCAAACAGTTAACACCTATGTGAACCCCGTGTTACCTGGCGATCACCCAGACCCCACCTTACTTAAGGTAGGAGATGATTTTTATCATTGCGGCTCTTCCTTTCATTTTAACCCCTACCTGCCCATTTATCACTCAAAAGACCTTGTTCATTGGGAGGTAATAAGCAGGGTGCTGCCATCATCAAAGGCAGCCTGGGTTACCGATAGGCCTTCAGTGGGTATCTGGCAGGGTGCCATAACCTACTTTTACGGCTCCTACTGGATCTACTTTTCGGCCGGCGGGCAGTGGTTTTGTAAGGCAAGTTCGCCTAAAGGGCCATGGTCTGCTCCTGTACAGGTAAAGTCTAATCCCGAAACCGGTAATCTTGGTTATGACAACTCCATTTTTGTGGATGATGACGGAAAACCTTACATGGTCATAAAAAACGGTCAAAAAGTTAATCGTTTGCAAGCCTTGGGTAAGGATGGGCAATTGACAGATTATGTGATAAATCTCGACTGGGTAAACGCCAGGCTACAGTATAGCTGGGCAGAAGGCCCGGTAATGTGTAAACGCAATGGCTATTATTATTACTTTCCTGCCGGTGATGTTACGGGCGGACAATATGTGTTAAGAGGAAAAACGTTGACCGGCGATTCGACAAAATGGGAAAGGCTTGGTGATTTTTTTAAACCGGCTACCGATGATAAGGTGGGTTTCCGTCGTCCTAACCACATTTCGGCTCCCGTTCAATTAGCCGACGGCACCTGGTGGACTATCGGGCAAAGCTATGAGAAGTACGATGGCGACGACTGGTCTGGCACCGGGCGCCAAACCTCTCTTTACCCCGTAACCTGGGAGGGCGACAGGCCCTGGGGTATGGCCCCGGCCACTACACCTATCCTGAAACCGAATCTGCTACGGTCGGGCATTTCATGGACAAGTGTAAAGACAGATTATTTTGACGGCGGCGAATTGAGTCTTAACTGGCATTTCCTCACCAAAAAAGCCTCAGCATCTTACTCGCTTACCACCCGGAGGGGATGGATAAGGCTTACACCCGATACTGCCCGTACCCATCTTGTTCAAAAAGAAACAGACCACTATTATTCCGCTGTTACCAAGGTTGACCTGCGGGCAACCAATGACGCTACCAGGGCTGGTATTTATCTTACTAACGGAAATCAGGCGGTGGTGGTGAGACTTTACAGCGGTTACAACAACGGAAGGAAAATTGTTTTTACAATGGATACCGCGAGCAGGAGCGCGCCCAACATCTTTGGAAATGCAGTTTGGCTGAAACTGGAAAGAAATGGCCACCAACTAACCGGATATTATAGCGGCGACGGAAAAGCCTGGGTTTCTTTAGGCAGGCCAATTAATGCGGTTAAACTTGATGAAGCCCAGCCAAATTTTAATTCATGGGTAGGTACAAGTGTAGGGTTATTTGCAGAAGGAAAACCGGCAGACTTCGACTGCTTTATTTGCAAAGACGGCGCCTCGTCCTTACCGGCAGCAGGCTATCGTAATTACTATGGAATAGCAACTGTTAATAAAACGGTAACCAATACATCGGTGTATGGTGGATGGTTCATGATATCTGGTGTGGAATTTGGAAATCAGTCCCCATCTTCAGTACAGGTACTTGCTTCTTCAAATCGCAAAGGCTCGCTTCAAATATGGCTTGATGATCTTCAGAACGGTAAATTGATAGCCACAATACCGTTAAGCGCTACAGGCAACGGTAGTTATAAAATATTCAGCAAACAACTTAAAAATGTTACCGGGCAACATGATGTTTTTGTGCGGTATCCTGCAGGTGTTCCGCAAAGCATCTTTATTAAAAGCATACGGTTTCCTGGTAAATAG
- a CDS encoding sialate O-acetylesterase, with the protein MKLRLIAATCLTLLSLKSFSQDKNFYIFICFGQSNMEGNAKVESQDTSAVDSRLQVLQAVDCSERGRVKDNWYTAVPPLARCTTGLTPADYFGRTLVANLPEKIRIGIINVSVAGAKIEIFEKDTYQSYLATAPGWMKGIAAEYGGNPYARLIELAKLAQKYGVIKGVLLHQGESNTNDTLWTGKVKGIYDNLIRDLKLKPKKVPLLAGELVNADQGGACAAMNKIIATLPQTVANSYVISSAGCASSPDHLHFNAAGCRLLGKRYGEAMLSLLGYKLSDTTIH; encoded by the coding sequence ATGAAGCTTAGATTGATAGCTGCAACATGCCTTACGTTGTTGAGCCTTAAAAGTTTTTCGCAAGACAAGAATTTTTACATATTTATATGCTTTGGCCAATCAAATATGGAGGGTAACGCCAAAGTTGAATCCCAGGATACCTCGGCTGTTGATAGCAGGTTGCAGGTGTTGCAGGCTGTTGATTGCAGCGAAAGAGGCAGGGTAAAAGATAATTGGTATACAGCAGTGCCGCCACTCGCGCGGTGTACTACTGGCTTAACCCCGGCAGATTATTTCGGACGGACTTTGGTGGCAAATCTTCCTGAAAAGATACGGATAGGCATTATAAATGTTTCTGTCGCCGGTGCCAAAATCGAGATTTTTGAAAAGGACACCTATCAATCATACCTTGCAACCGCCCCCGGCTGGATGAAGGGTATAGCCGCCGAATATGGCGGCAATCCATACGCCAGGTTGATAGAACTGGCTAAGTTAGCTCAAAAGTATGGCGTAATTAAAGGTGTTTTGTTACACCAGGGAGAATCAAATACTAACGATACGTTATGGACAGGAAAAGTAAAAGGAATTTATGATAATTTAATTAGGGATTTAAAGCTGAAACCTAAAAAAGTGCCTTTACTTGCAGGTGAGTTGGTCAACGCCGACCAGGGGGGAGCCTGCGCCGCGATGAATAAAATTATCGCAACCCTGCCACAAACAGTTGCCAACTCATACGTTATTTCATCAGCGGGTTGCGCCAGTTCACCCGATCACCTGCATTTTAATGCAGCAGGGTGCAGGTTGTTAGGCAAACGATATGGCGAGGCTATGCTTTCATTATTAGGTTATAAATTGTCAGATACTACCATTCATTAA
- a CDS encoding hybrid sensor histidine kinase/response regulator transcription factor: MKDRYGFLWFATADGLDRFDGLEHKPYRFDPADKSGFRSREVTSMYEDEAGQFWVGTMGGGLYYLDRSQDQFRNYKESADHGHLANSYIKSIYGDTHGRLWIGLLGGLCVLDPKTKKEVFYKTDEQKPGQLHSGVILSIFRDSQRRMWIGTGKGLYLYNERSNSFIAFMHKKDDPASIPGDAINTIAEFQHKLWIGTDDGLGSLSADLKTFTSFKYSPNDDSTLSGSLIYSMAADGNKIWVGTEGGLDILDPITGKVKRYNHDDRDKYSVSSKSIRCIYKDPDGIYWLGTYQGGVDKYDKNLTLFNSKQNNAYDPAGLSAPFVSSFAENKAGDLFVGTDGGGLNLFHVKSGLFSHIPIKSKTSSNSAGLPILTMMLDRNQQLWIGTFQDGLFIYNTKTGGYQQLNAGNDNAHINHNEIFCLKEDSKGRVWIGTNGSGVNVFDPGTKTFFKYTSTPASAGERNLPVNGYIRAIEEDRDGNIWIGTYGSGIAVLNPATQKFRVYNNKITGMAIDRPFSFLQDHKGNMWIGTAGDGLFCFDLDHKKFVNYSAPNELPDGVVHKLLEDYSGNIWLSTDKGICRLNSVSKKFTHYSTYNGLQNDAFIDGSGLRTTRGLLFFGGAKGFNYIDPQQDVKLNNNTPPVFLTTLKINNNVVLSGSHSPLKQDISVAKQIDLDYKENFSISYSAINYTLPQQSRYAYILKSFNKNWNYVGSATTAYYTNLDPGEYLFIVRACNNDGIWNNSGAQIRIIIHPPIWMTWYAYLLYALMASGSLLFIRHRGIKKLKGKLALEQERREAERLHELDALKIKFLTNLSHEFRTPISLIMAPADKLLAEHKDEQTTGQLAVIRRNARRLLNLVNQLLDFRKLEEQELKLNLTEGEIFSFVSDVVDSFHDLSESRSITFNFKAPAEKLFVRFDHDKVERILFNLLSNAFKFTPPGGTVSVDVIQHPTPHIDKTTLEFKINDTGIGINPDRKHLIFKRFYQAGETNTANVNPGSGIGLSITKEFVEMHGGTITVESELGRGSDFSVRIPLEVFAERSIQVQLAGKTDIREKEPRTKRNIAQAITDMPLLLIVEDNDEFRFYIKDHLMAQYKIVEASNGIEGWDKALSCHPDLIISDITMPFMNGITLSRKIKADKRTSHIPFIMLTACTREDEQLRGLESGANDYLTKPFNFEILNIKIKNLLQLNTMLKNTYKKQLTVIHPDIAVESGREKFLNKVINYIDNNLNNPKFSVVDLSEHLAMSRGALYTKIFELTGLPPVEFIRSYKLDRAAILLLKSDLTVTQIAYEAGFATPHYFSRSFKEKFNMLPSDYRKAENNSVMV, translated from the coding sequence ATGAAGGATCGTTATGGTTTTTTGTGGTTTGCAACAGCGGATGGGCTGGACAGATTTGACGGATTAGAACATAAGCCGTATCGCTTTGACCCTGCGGACAAATCGGGCTTTCGCTCCAGGGAAGTTACAAGTATGTACGAGGATGAGGCTGGGCAGTTTTGGGTAGGTACCATGGGGGGCGGGCTATATTACCTTGACCGTTCTCAAGATCAGTTCCGAAATTACAAGGAGAGTGCTGACCACGGGCATCTTGCAAACAGCTACATCAAATCGATCTACGGCGATACGCACGGCCGGCTTTGGATTGGACTGTTAGGAGGCCTGTGCGTGCTTGACCCTAAAACAAAAAAAGAGGTATTTTACAAAACCGATGAGCAAAAACCAGGACAGCTACATTCGGGTGTTATATTATCCATTTTCCGGGATAGCCAGCGCCGAATGTGGATAGGGACAGGTAAGGGCCTTTATCTTTATAACGAACGATCAAACAGCTTCATTGCCTTTATGCATAAAAAAGACGATCCCGCAAGTATACCGGGTGACGCGATAAATACCATAGCCGAATTTCAGCATAAATTATGGATAGGAACTGACGATGGCTTAGGCAGTCTATCAGCAGATTTAAAAACCTTTACAAGTTTCAAATACAGCCCTAATGATGATAGTACCCTTAGCGGCAGCCTTATATACAGCATGGCTGCGGATGGCAATAAAATCTGGGTAGGTACCGAAGGTGGTTTGGATATATTAGACCCAATAACCGGAAAGGTAAAACGTTACAATCATGACGATAGGGATAAATACAGCGTAAGCAGTAAATCCATCCGTTGCATTTATAAGGACCCTGATGGGATTTACTGGCTTGGCACTTACCAGGGTGGTGTGGATAAGTATGACAAAAACCTTACTTTATTTAATTCAAAACAAAACAATGCTTATGATCCTGCCGGGTTAAGCGCGCCATTTGTTTCGTCATTTGCCGAGAATAAGGCCGGGGACTTGTTTGTTGGCACAGATGGCGGAGGCTTGAATCTTTTTCATGTCAAGAGCGGATTGTTTAGTCATATTCCTATAAAATCAAAAACAAGCAGCAACTCGGCCGGGCTTCCTATATTAACCATGATGCTTGACCGCAATCAGCAACTTTGGATAGGCACGTTTCAGGATGGGTTGTTCATTTACAATACAAAAACAGGCGGGTACCAACAGTTAAATGCAGGAAATGATAATGCACACATAAACCACAACGAAATTTTTTGTTTAAAGGAAGATAGTAAGGGCCGGGTATGGATAGGGACCAATGGCAGCGGCGTTAATGTATTTGACCCTGGTACAAAAACCTTTTTTAAATATACGTCAACTCCTGCCTCTGCCGGCGAACGTAATTTGCCTGTAAATGGTTATATCAGAGCTATTGAAGAGGACCGCGACGGAAACATTTGGATTGGCACCTATGGCAGTGGAATAGCAGTCTTAAATCCCGCAACTCAAAAGTTCAGGGTGTATAATAACAAGATTACCGGAATGGCTATTGATCGTCCGTTTTCGTTTTTGCAGGACCATAAGGGCAACATGTGGATTGGCACTGCCGGAGATGGGCTATTTTGCTTTGATCTCGACCATAAAAAATTTGTCAATTACTCCGCCCCAAACGAATTGCCAGATGGCGTTGTACATAAACTATTGGAGGATTATAGCGGCAACATATGGTTAAGTACTGATAAAGGAATATGCAGGCTTAACTCGGTATCTAAAAAGTTTACTCATTATTCCACCTACAATGGCTTACAAAACGATGCCTTCATCGACGGATCGGGCCTCCGGACAACCAGGGGCCTGCTTTTCTTTGGCGGGGCCAAAGGCTTTAATTATATTGACCCGCAGCAGGACGTAAAACTTAACAACAATACTCCCCCGGTATTTTTAACCACCCTTAAAATTAATAATAACGTTGTGTTATCCGGCAGTCACTCGCCGCTTAAACAGGATATTTCGGTAGCAAAGCAAATTGACCTGGATTATAAAGAAAACTTTTCAATCAGTTATTCTGCCATTAATTACACGCTTCCCCAGCAGAGCAGGTATGCCTACATACTTAAATCGTTCAATAAAAACTGGAATTATGTAGGTTCGGCTACAACGGCGTATTACACCAATTTAGATCCTGGCGAATACCTGTTTATTGTGCGGGCTTGTAATAACGATGGGATATGGAATAACTCAGGTGCCCAAATCCGTATTATCATTCATCCGCCAATATGGATGACCTGGTACGCCTATTTGTTATACGCCCTGATGGCTTCGGGCTCGTTACTGTTCATCCGCCATAGGGGGATAAAGAAATTAAAAGGTAAACTGGCGCTGGAACAGGAAAGAAGAGAAGCAGAACGATTGCATGAACTTGATGCGCTCAAAATTAAATTTCTTACTAACCTCAGCCATGAGTTCCGCACACCAATCTCGCTTATCATGGCACCCGCAGATAAGCTGTTGGCAGAACATAAGGATGAACAAACCACAGGCCAATTGGCCGTGATACGGCGCAATGCGCGGCGCTTGTTAAATTTGGTTAACCAGCTTTTAGATTTCCGCAAGTTAGAAGAACAAGAATTAAAGCTTAACCTGACCGAAGGCGAAATATTTTCATTTGTAAGCGATGTTGTAGATTCTTTTCATGATCTGTCAGAATCGCGAAGCATCACCTTTAATTTTAAGGCACCCGCCGAAAAATTGTTCGTTCGATTTGATCACGATAAGGTAGAGCGCATTTTATTTAACCTGCTCTCCAACGCATTTAAATTTACACCACCCGGCGGGACGGTTTCTGTTGATGTTATTCAGCACCCTACGCCGCACATCGATAAAACTACTTTGGAATTTAAAATAAATGACACCGGTATCGGCATCAACCCGGACAGAAAACACCTGATATTTAAGCGGTTTTACCAGGCCGGGGAAACTAACACCGCAAACGTAAATCCGGGAAGCGGAATCGGTTTGTCAATTACTAAAGAGTTTGTTGAAATGCACGGTGGCACCATTACTGTTGAAAGCGAATTAGGAAGAGGTTCAGATTTTAGTGTGAGGATCCCTCTTGAAGTTTTTGCTGAGCGGTCAATACAAGTTCAACTTGCTGGTAAAACAGATATTAGGGAAAAGGAGCCTCGTACAAAAAGAAATATTGCCCAGGCAATTACAGACATGCCATTACTGCTTATTGTAGAAGACAACGATGAGTTTCGTTTTTACATTAAAGATCATTTAATGGCACAATATAAAATTGTTGAAGCTTCAAATGGTATAGAAGGTTGGGATAAGGCGCTATCATGCCATCCTGATTTGATCATTAGCGATATTACCATGCCATTTATGAATGGTATTACGCTAAGCAGGAAGATAAAAGCTGATAAACGAACCAGCCACATTCCGTTTATAATGCTTACTGCCTGCACGCGCGAAGACGAGCAGTTAAGAGGGCTTGAATCGGGGGCAAATGATTACCTGACCAAACCCTTTAATTTTGAAATATTAAATATCAAAATTAAAAATCTGTTGCAGCTGAATACCATGCTGAAAAACACATATAAAAAGCAATTGACGGTCATTCATCCCGATATAGCGGTTGAATCTGGCAGGGAGAAGTTTTTAAACAAGGTGATCAATTATATAGATAACAACTTGAACAATCCGAAATTTTCCGTTGTGGACCTTAGCGAACATTTGGCAATGAGCCGGGGAGCACTTTACACGAAAATATTTGAGCTTACCGGTCTTCCGCCCGTTGAATTTATCCGCTCCTATAAGCTTGACCGTGCTGCGATATTGCTTCTAAAGAGCGATCTGACAGTTACTCAAATAGCTTATGAAGCAGGTTTTGCAACACCGCATTATTTCTCCCGGTCATTTAAAGAAAAGTTTAACATGTTACCATCCGATTACAGAAAGGCAGAAAATAACAGCGTGATGGTATAG